aaacaaatatcaaaaaaaaattacagataacaaaaaagataagTGAAATTGTTGTGGTATTATTGCGTGGGATTATGTAGGCCCATTTTATGTGAGTAATTTGGGCCCACTCCAATATACTCGGCACGTGcctctttcctcttctttgccGTACTTTCTTTCGTCAAGCTTGACACGATTTCGTTGACTTTATTTGACTTTTTCCGCCGTTGACTTTATTTGACTCTGTCATAAATTTATGTAAATCCTCTTATTTGGTGTTGTGTTATATATTGCTGAAACATATTCAGGAGATGTATCTCTTATTTTGTGACaagtaaattaaattttagttttaatcattttttttgtcttcaaatatattttttagttttaatcatttacatttatgaaatctttgaaaattatatCTGGAGGTAATGGACttagatattaaattaaaattaagtCAGATTGctcataaattataatatatataacaacaCACAAACGAagccaaaatataatttttatataataaaaaataaacttttaactctttcttcttcttattattcgGAGGAATTGAGATCAAACTAGGAGCATAGCCACACAGGGACAATGTCTAAACTCACAAaccacacaaaacaaaattacatgCAAGCCAATATATCACAGAAAGAATAAGAATTTCTAACTATTGCTTATTTTTTGTCCTGAAGTCTCTGAAGGAATAGGAATCAAGCTGGGATCATAGAAACAATGACTAAACTCACTAACATGAAAACCTAGTTGAATCTTTTTCCTTGCTTGGTCCTTCACAATATAAACGCAAGCCTTTCCATTTTCGTCACTGCAACACATGACGAGTCTCTTTTCGTAGATATCATTGATAAAGTAACTTGGCTTAGAGTCCTTATATATAGGTATTGAAACTGTCATGAACATCATCCACACCACAGCTTTTACACTCTCATTAATCTTGTTCTTTGTCACCCAAATCTCCATGTTATTTGTTCctttaaatttatgtaataCCGAAAGTCGATCTCCCCTAAAAACTGAGAGGACTGGAATATCAGAAGAATCCTTCTTCCTTGGTAGAACGCAAAAGATTTTGAATATCTCTTTggaaaaatcgaaactttggATGAGATATTCATCAGTATCATAGCTATTAGTAGTCCAATACAAATTTCCATTCAAAGatacattattattatctaaTGAATCTCCTCCTATGGAATTCTCTCCAAGGGAAACATCATCAATACATTTCCACGCATTACTTTCAAACTTGGTgatataaaatcttttaataaacttAGAGGTGTTTCCATTAACACTTAGCCGACTATGACTATGCCCAAATATATGGTAACCTTTTCCGGGTCTACCACTATCATATCCTATGCCACCAAACCGGAAATGTTCTTCCCCCGATTTAATCAATCTAGTTTGTCTCAACGACGGGTTCCAAACAACAGCTTTATTGCTCCACCATGAGGCACAAAACAATAAGTCATTGCAAGGAAGAAAGTTTGTAGTCCTATGATCAATTACATAAGGAATATCTAAGGGCAATTCACGCAGCTCTATATTTGGATCATCGTTTAGACTGACATCAACCGAATAAACCTTGGAATTGGTCCATAAACGGAATTGAGGACGGACGAGAGCCAAGTGTTTCTTGATGAACGTCTTATCGTTGAGAAGTGTGTTCCATTCTTTGGAAACAGTTTTGAATCGggaaagagatagagatggAACACGATAGAGTATCTCTTCCATCAATTCCCACGGAAATTTCACACACGCCATTTTGGTCTTTTGATTTAACTAGCTAGCAACATaatacaatatataataagagGTGGGAAAActaaagttacaaaaaaatggaaaatattatatacaatctaaaaatataatatgtatttaAATCATAACTAATAAACTTGGATAAACTTCTCCAACATATGACATAGCATGTCTTATCTCTTTTATTATATGAGAACATCTTTAGTAATTAAttgtatttaaataaattcagaaagaaatttactttgattttcatATAGTCAGATTTCAATAActtaatatatactatattattaagtaagatttaacataattttaaactatattgtgatattttttagttaactacatgtcatatattttcacataaatataatatatgatttccAATAGATAAAGACTTATCCATCATACTTTGTCTTTTCCATATTATATCCATCATTATTCTTGTTCATGGTTTTCTCCacgttatgtttttttgtagcaTTTTCTGTGAACTTGaaataagtaaacaaattttgacAACGACtattattaaagaaaaggtgataaaaataatatatttatggtatacataattattattattttcattctagaaaaatagaaaaagtttAGTAACAACACTAAACAAGGAAGAACTTATTATgagttagaagaaaagaaagatattgtgtaaaaataattagatttatttcttaaaaatgcTTAAGGTATTCCTTGTAGACAAACCATACACACATAAAACAAAGACGTCCTCTTTTGCTTTTAATGAGCATCTGATTTTTCGAACATCGACTTCTAGAACTGAAAATAGTGACTAACCCCGACTACTCTAAAAATTGAGCAGGCTCTTGGCAAAAGTTCAACTATACGACGTGcattatcaatcaataaaGCAAGCACTTATCctcttttaaattttctttagtAACTTTGTTATAAGTGGCTTCaataattcttcttttgtctcGTCAAAAAGGGCTGcttttcaatattttccacaacatttctaaatattttgattagatCGTCGAACGGTGCTACTGGCTCACCATTGAACTGCCCAATAGAACATTTGAGAgaacaaataatattatattcaaGAGATATGCTCTCAATCCTACATTATAATAATTGAGGAGGGACGAATAATCACTTCATCACAGAACTGAGTTCAATCTTCTCATTTACTATAGTTTGGTCTCTCTCAATGATTCTTCTCGTGTTTCATAATGTACTGCATGCGTTCCAATTCTATAACTAATTAGGGGAGGAAATtgtattataaacaaatatggGGGTTCATTTTACAGAATAAATAATACGAGGGTGGCTTTGCAAAGACTGTGAAAAATGTTACTAACGAACAAGGACCTCTAATTATGATCCACATCCTCTTTTTCGATCATGCTATTTTGGTTACTAACGAACAAGGACCTTTAACTATGATCCAAACCTCGAAAATTTTCCACTTCCAAGCTACAATTATGCTAGTTTGGAACCAGAtaatttgtcttcttcacaCTGACGCTGCAACTCCCTCTCACATCATCGGCTACAAATTCCTCACTTTAATTGTCGCTTAAATTGCATTTTGGTCTGAGAAAACGAAATATGTTCGTTTTAagacataccaaaaaaaagttttgcacaaaagaaaaaaaaaagacataccaaaaaacaaattgttgcATAAacaactacaaaaacacattaaaattacaaattaagtagtatatttttaaaaatatatatgaaaatatataaaacatctaatctttagatttaaaaaaaaaaaaaaaaaagaatatatatgtacaacaATTCGACCATACCTAAGCGAAAACCTAATTGGTAGATTAGTCTTTGTGAAGTTCCAAGAGgtttgatataaatatataatctacGGTTGTAGTGTTTTGTCCAAAAGGCAAAAGTGTCCATAaagcaaatgaagaagataaaatagaGACGTCGTTTCCATTTTTCAAACTACTTTGGTAAAGGGTTTGTTTGCAACTTGATGGATATTTTTCCGATTTGGCGTCCATAATTTTCAAAGAACAATGACGTAGTCATTTCATATTTGCCGTCTCCTCATAGctttttactaattttataatatatatactcaaacagtaaacttaattttatgtattttatttttgaactaaaaccaaatataCATGATCAAACTTAATTTAAATCGTAAAAGAAAGCTCACTTTCAATATTTTGAGATGTAAGTATATAAAACTTACTATTTATAATCTGAAAACAGACCTTTTAAGTACtacttatattatataaataaactgatttcacaaaactattcgaataatattttagtttacttttcaattacttttatatttttgctATAAAGAATATGTTATGggacataaaaattaaaaatgtctTATCTTTTCTCTTGATCTCTTCTATTAGGCATATATTACAAAAGAGAGATAACCGATGTGTCTATACATTAAAATGTTCATATATTAGCCctttcagaaagaaaaaaaaaatgttcccCCAGATCAAACAATAGTTAGCTAAATCATTGATTggaaaggtttttaaaaaaaagaagctgtGCAAACtttagaaacaatttttgttttctaaatttgggATATTACTCATAGTCTGGGATAAACAAATtgttgaatatattttctaatttataaataaatattattcttggtaagaaaattagatatttgTGCATATATATGCAACGATATTAGTTTATATGATGTGAATACTGATAGGAATATTTTATGATGCCAAtctacataaatatatttattccTACACATATTATAACagaaaaagtttcttttttggtatacCATGTTGAATAGTACACATGATCCTGGACACTGTTGGGTGATAGATACATTGGGCTGCACTTTAAAAGAAGTAACCAGTCTtcttcaaaaactaaaaaagataCATATAAAGGAAAGTTAATTACAATGAATCATTAAAGCTTAATTAATGTTAATTCAatcatttttcattaaaaattgtGGAAGCACATCCACTTGATCAAATGATTTAAAGCTCtatatcatgttttttttgtaacaaatcCCATAAAATGTAATTGCAAAATTTTATCTGAATATCTTCAAATTTGATAATCAGTTTTAGTTCAAATTCTGGTAGATCAGTGATagattctaatttttttatgtaactACAAGTTTTATAGTCACTTTTAGAGTGATACAAAATTCATTAAGTTCTTTATATTCTCTGataaaaacaactaaacatGACTCTCAAGCCTGAAGGTATGCTACCTACTTAATTGAGTTTAATATTCCTACGAGATTACGGAAGAATTGTCCACACTGAAGTGACACGTCATCGTTAGAGTTACCTTTTTCCTCgtatataatatacacatCGTTATAATCGAAACACACCATCACCTCAATTCTCTCTTCGTtaacattacaaatttacaatctcttcatctttcttcattAGATCACAAAACTTCACTATAACCTAACATGGCAACGAGTCATCCTGATCCAACCACCTCTCGCCACGTGGCAGTAATCGGAGCCGGAGCCGCTGGACTCGTAGCTGCTCGTGAGCTACGTCGTGAAGGCCACTCAGTAGTCGTCTTAGAGCGCGGGAGCCAAATCGGAGGCGTGTGGGCTTACACCTCTCAAGTCGAACCAGACCCGCTTAGCCtcgacccgacccgacccgtCGTCCACTCAAGCCTCTACAGATCCCTACGTACCAACATCCCTCGAGAATGCATGGGCTTCACCGACTTCCCTTTTGCGACCCGACCACACGACGGGTCAAGGGATCCGAGAAGACATCCGGCTCATACTGAGGTTCTTGCTTACCTGCGAGACTTTGCTAAAGAATTCGATATCGAGGAAATGGTTAGGTTCGAGACGGAGGTTGTTAAGGCGGAGCAGGTGGCGGCAGAGGGGGAGGAGAGAGGGAAGTGGAGGGTTGAATCGAGAAGCTCCGATGGTGTTGTCGACGAGATATACGACGCCGTTGTGGTTTGTAACGGACACTATACCGAGCCTCGTCATGCTCTTATCACTGGTAATAAGCAAAACCTTACTTGTGTCTTGAGTTTGTGTATTTTATATGTtcaattaaaaagaattttgtcGTAATATGATaggtttaaaaaaatttcacataaagaaaattagtttaaaatagtaagaattcaattaaaaacagagttttctTGAGGGATGGATTATTCGTCAAACAATATCAATATTTAGGTTTTCATTTgggaataatatttttttttttttcaggcaTAGATTCATGGCCAGGCAAGCAGATTCACAGCCACAATTACCGTGTTCCTGACCAATTCAAAGATCAGGTACTTGCAGAAGAATCCCATCACTAGAGTGAATCTTGTACGTGATCTCATATATATCCACGTTTCTCTTCACTTTTAACTCTTGGATCGTTTCCTTTTTGTTGTGTAATTTGTAGGTGGTGATAGTGATCGGAAGCTCTGCGAGTGGAGTTGATATATGCAGAGATATAGCGCAGGTCGCGAAAGAAGTCCACGTATCATCTAGATCAACTTCACCGGATACTTACGAGAAGCTTACCGGTTACGAGAATCTATGGCTTCACTCAACGGTACACTAACTAACCGGCCAATGAATGATGTTGGTTGTTTGATAATTCAGTTACTCCATCTATAAGACGGTTGAATGATATAATATAGGTTACAACGTTCATTGTAGATTCAAATTGCCCGCGAAGACGGTTCGGTGGTTTTCGAGAATGGAAAGACAATTTACGCGGATACCATCATGCATTGTACCGGGTAAGATACATATCGGCTCAAATCTCTAAAAGAGATTAAACATCAGAACACAGAACATAGGAAATTTGAAAACGTTTTCACTGACTTGTTTTTATCTTGTTAATATCTTCATCAGGTACAAGTATTACTTCCCGTTTCTTGACACGAAAGGTGAGGTGACTGTTGACGATAATCGTGTTGGACCGTTGTATAAGCATGTTTTTCCTCCAGCTCTTGCCCCCAGCCTTTCGTTCATCGGCTTACCATGGCAGGTTAATAATCTTTATAATGTTTATGATCTGGCTTCTGTGAATACATTTGCTGCTTTTATTGCATATGATCTCATTGTTTGGTTGAggtgcacacaaaaaaaaaaaaaaaaaaaaagatctcaTTGGTTTAACTTGGTTTCTTAGATCACTCCCTTTCCGATGTTTGAGCTTCAAAGCAAGTGGGTCGCAGCGGTCTTGTCCGGCCGAGTATCTCTCCCATCGCAAGACGAGATGATGGAAGACACTAAGGCATTCTACGATAAGCTAGAAGCCTCGGGAATTCCCAAAAGATATACACATTTGATGCCAGATGACTCTCAGGTACACATATTTCGTAGCACAACATTACATTACAAAACATgttatcataaaaaaaaaaaaaggttgagactaaacaaatttttggTTGAATTGTTGTTGCAGTTTGAATACGACAATTGGCTTGCGGATCAATGTGAATATCCCCGGATAGAGAAATGGAGAGAACAAATGTTTTACATCGGTTTCAAGAGAATATATGCACAATCCTCTACATATAGAGATAATTGGGACGATGATCATCTCATCGTAGAAGCATACGATGATTTCGTCAAATTCATGTCAAGTTATCAAGAACTTTTGCCGATGCTCAAAACCTAATGATAATTGACGTGGGAGTTTTGTTATGCGAAAATGATGGttgggtatatatatatatatatatatatgttatgtaaTTGTAAGTGTGTCTTGTGGTTGCTGTGTTTCAGAATGTGAAAAAGTAGAGTTATAGTCTTAAAAGGAATGTATAACAATAATGTTTGGAATGATTTTATAAAGGTATGTAAATAATGCGATGAGACTTTCATTAGCGAAAAAAGCAAATTTCCCATTTGCATGATTGTGCACTCATCATCCATGACGTCAGTGTGCACTTGTAACTTTCTGAAGACGACTTGACTTGTTTGCTGTGTTACACGGACCCactaaatctattttttttctttcttttcacagaatatatattattattattatcaattccatttcta
This sequence is a window from Arabidopsis thaliana chromosome 1 sequence. Protein-coding genes within it:
- the FMO gene encoding Flavin-binding monooxygenase family protein (Flavin-binding monooxygenase family protein; FUNCTIONS IN: NADP or NADPH binding, monooxygenase activity, FAD binding, flavin-containing monooxygenase activity; INVOLVED IN: oxidation reduction; LOCATED IN: cellular_component unknown; EXPRESSED IN: 22 plant structures; EXPRESSED DURING: 13 growth stages; CONTAINS InterPro DOMAIN/s: Flavin-containing monooxygenase FMO (InterPro:IPR000960), Flavin-containing monooxygenase-like (InterPro:IPR020946); BEST Arabidopsis thaliana protein match is: Flavin-binding monooxygenase family protein (TAIR:AT1G62580.1); Has 13440 Blast hits to 12864 proteins in 1673 species: Archae - 50; Bacteria - 7104; Metazoa - 1242; Fungi - 1614; Plants - 842; Viruses - 0; Other Eukaryotes - 2588 (source: NCBI BLink).), with protein sequence MATSHPDPTTSRHVAVIGAGAAGLVAARELRREGHSVVVLERGSQIGGVWAYTSQVEPDPLSLDPTRPVVHSSLYRSLRTNIPRECMGFTDFPFATRPHDGSRDPRRHPAHTEVLAYLRDFAKEFDIEEMVRFETEVVKAEQVAAEGEERGKWRVESRSSDGVVDEIYDAVVVCNGHYTEPRHALITGIDSWPGKQIHSHNYRVPDQFKDQVVIVIGSSASGVDICRDIAQVAKEVHVSSRSTSPDTYEKLTGYENLWLHSTIQIAREDGSVVFENGKTIYADTIMHCTGYKYYFPFLDTKGEVTVDDNRVGPLYKHVFPPALAPSLSFIGLPWQITPFPMFELQSKWVAAVLSGRVSLPSQDEMMEDTKAFYDKLEASGIPKRYTHLMPDDSQFEYDNWLADQCEYPRIEKWREQMFYIGFKRIYAQSSTYRDNWDDDHLIVEAYDDFVKFMSSYQELLPMLKT
- the FMO gene encoding Flavin-binding monooxygenase family protein: MATSHPDPTTSRHVAVIGAGAAGLVAARELRREGHSVVVLERGSQIGGVWAYTSQVEPDPLSLDPTRPVVHSSLYRSLRTNIPRECMGFTDFPFATRPHDGSRDPRRHPAHTEVLAYLRDFAKEFDIEEMVRFETEVVKAEQVAAEGEERGKWRVESRSSDGVVDEIYDAVVVCNGHYTEPRHALITGIDSWPGKQIHSHNYRVPDQFKDQVVIVIGSSASGVDICRDIAQVAKEVHVSSRSTSPDTYEKLTGYENLWLHSTIQIAREDGSVVFENGKTIYADTIMHCTGYKYYFPFLDTKGEVTVDDNRVGPLYKHVFPPALAPSLSFIGLPWQVNNLYNVYDLASVNTFAAFIAYDLIVWLRCTQKKKKKKRSHWFNLVS
- a CDS encoding F-box and associated interaction domains-containing protein (F-box and associated interaction domains-containing protein; CONTAINS InterPro DOMAIN/s: F-box domain, cyclin-like (InterPro:IPR001810), F-box domain, Skp2-like (InterPro:IPR022364), F-box associated domain, type 1 (InterPro:IPR006527), F-box associated interaction domain (InterPro:IPR017451); BEST Arabidopsis thaliana protein match is: F-box family protein (TAIR:AT1G12170.1); Has 1345 Blast hits to 1311 proteins in 37 species: Archae - 0; Bacteria - 0; Metazoa - 0; Fungi - 0; Plants - 1340; Viruses - 0; Other Eukaryotes - 5 (source: NCBI BLink).), coding for MACVKFPWELMEEILYRVPSLSLSRFKTVSKEWNTLLNDKTFIKKHLALVRPQFRLWTNSKVYSVDVSLNDDPNIELRELPLDIPYVIDHRTTNFLPCNDLLFCASWWSNKAVVWNPSLRQTRLIKSGEEHFRFGGIGYDSGRPGKGYHIFGHSHSRLSVNGNTSKFIKRFYITKFESNAWKCIDDVSLGENSIGGDSLDNNNVSLNGNLYWTTNSYDTDEYLIQSFDFSKEIFKIFCVLPRKKDSSDIPVLSVFRGDRLSVLHKFKGTNNMEIWVTKNKINESVKAVVWMMFMTVSIPIYKDSKPSYFINDIYEKRLVMCCSDENGKACVYIVKDQARKKIQLGFHVSEFSHCFYDPSLIPIPSETSGQKISNS